In a single window of the Arachis hypogaea cultivar Tifrunner chromosome 6, arahy.Tifrunner.gnm2.J5K5, whole genome shotgun sequence genome:
- the LOC112695158 gene encoding uncharacterized protein, producing MKKNKMKMRSKLLMIIFLCYNIGRFAANDEVSALISIKAGLFDPLSALHDWKPEKTAGEDSAHCTWTGVWCNSDGAVEKLDLSHKNLSGDISSDILRLKSLSSLNLCCNGFSSPLPKYIANLTTLKSLDVSQNLFGGEFPFGLGRAWRLMSLNASSNEFTGLLPGDLGNASSLEMLDLRGSFFEGTIPESFSNLHKLKFLGLSGNNLTGKIPGELGQLSSMEFMILGYNEFQGGIPSEFGNLTSLKYLDLAVANLSGEIPKSFGNLKSLNTMFLYNNDFEGSIPPEIGNMSSLQLLDLSDNMLSGKIPPEISQLRNLQLLNFMGNKLFGTVPSGLGQLPKLQVLELWNNSLSGELPGNLGKNSPLQWLDVSSNSLSGEIPETLCSQGNLTKLILFNNAFSGRIPVSLSTCTSLVRVRIQNNLLSGTVPVGLGKLGRLQRLELANNTLTGGIPDDIASSTSLSFIDLSRNKLHSSLPSTILSIPNLQAFMVSNNNLEGEIPDQFQDCPSLTVLDLSSNQFSGGIPASIASCQKLVNLNLRSNQLTGEIPKAISNMPTLAILDLSSNSLGGEIPESLGVSPALESFNVSYNKLEGSVPANGILRSINPNDLVGNAGLCGGVLPPCGLNLSFTSKHGNSHTRRIITGWIIGISSILVIGIAILVARSLYTRWYTNGSCLGERFYKGSKGWPWRLMAFQRLGFTSSDILACIKETNVIGMGATGIVYKAEIPQSSTVVAVKKLWRAGSDIEVGSNSNDLVGEVNLLGRLRHRNIVRLLGFLHNDTDLMIVYEYMHNGNLGDALHGKQAARLLVDWVSRYNIALGVAQGLAYLHHDCHPPVIHRDIKSNNILLDADLEARIADFGLAKMMIRKNETVSMVAGSYGYIAPEYGYALKVDEKIDVYSYGVVLLELLTGKRPTDEEFGESVDIVEWIRRKLRDNKNLEAALDPNVVGNSRHVLEEMLLVLRIALLCTAKLPRERPTMRDVIMMLEEAKPRRKSSSNNNNNNETTCSINSSNKEVPVFSPSPVIGLV from the exons atgaagaagaacaagatgAAAATGAGAAGCAAGCTTCTCATGATCATCTTCTTATGTTACAACATTGGCAGATTCGCTGCGAATGATGAAGTATCTGCATTGATTTCTATAAAAGCAGGACTATTTGATCCGCTGAGCGCCCTGCATGACTGGAAGCCGGAGAAAACAGCAGGGGAGGATTCAGCTCACTGCACATGGACCGGCGTCTGGTGCAACTCGGACGGAGCAGTAGAGAAGCTTGATCTCTCCCACAAGAATCTCAGTGGCGACATATCAAGTGATATACTAAGGCTTAAAAGTCTCTCCTCTTTAAACTTGTGCTGCAATGGATTCTCATCACCGTTGCCGAAATACATAGCCAATCTCACCACACTGAAGAGTCTTGATGTGAGTCAGAACCTCTTCGGTGGCGAATTTCCATTTGGACTCGGAAGGGCGTGGCGACTTATGAGCTTAAATGCATCCAGCAATGAGTTCACAGGGCTTCTTCCTGGAGACCTTGGAAACGCTTCTTCATTGGAGATGTTGGAtctcagaggaagcttctttgaAGGCACAATTCCAGAATCATTCAGCAACTTGCATAAGTTGAAGTTCCTTGGTCTATCTGGGAATAATCTCACTGGGAAGATTCCGGGAGAGTTAGGACAACTTTCATCGATGGAGTTTATGATCCTCGGATACAATGAATTCCAAGGAGGGATTCCATCAGAGTTTGGAAACCTCACAAGCCTTAAGTATCTTGATTTGGCAGTGGCTAATCTTAGTGGTGAGATTCCGAAATCATTTGGAAATCTCAAGTCATTGAATACAATGTTCTTGTACAACAATGATTTTGAAGGAAGCATTCCACCGGAGATTGGTAACATGAGTTCTTTGCAGCTGCTGGATCTCTCTGATAACATGCTTTCAGGGAAAATTCCACCTGAAATAAGTCAGCTGAGGAATCTTCAGCTGCTGAATTTCATGGGAAACAAGCTATTCGGCACAGTCCCATCCGGTCTTGGACAGTTGCCTAAACTCCAAGTTCTTGAGCTTTGGAACAATTCATTGTCAGGGGAATTGCCTGGTAATCTTGGAAAGAATTCACCATTGCAATGGTTGGATGTTTCATCCAATTCACTCTCTGGTGAGATTCCAGAAACTCTTTGCAGCCAGGGGAATCTCACCAAGCTAATACTTTTCAACAACGCCTTCTCCGGTCGAATTCCAGTGAGCTTATCGACATGTACTTCGCTTGTTCGGGTAAGAATACAGAACAATCTTCTTTCTGGAACAGTTCCAGTTGGTCTTGGTAAGCTTGGGAGGCTTCAGAGGTTAGAATTGGCTAACAACACTCTCACCGGTGGAATCCCTGATGACATAGCTTCTTCCACATCACTTTCCTTCATTGATCTCTCAAGAAACAAGCTCCATTCTTCTCTTCCTTCCACCATTCTTTCCATTCCAAATCTTCAGGCTTTCATGGTCTCTAACAACAACTTGGAAGGTGAGATTCCAGACCAATTCCAGGACTGCCCCTCGCTTACAGTTCTAGACCTCTCATCAAATCAATTCTCTGGAGGCATTCCAGCAAGCATAGCTTCTTGCCAGAAATTGGTAAATTTGAACCTAAGAAGCAACCAGTTAACAGGTGAAATCCCAAAAGCAATATCTAACATGCCTACATTGGCCATTCTTGATCTTTCAAGCAACTCGCTAGGCGGCGAAATACCAGAAAGTTTGGGTGTTTCCCCAGCTCTGGAATCCTTCAATGTGTCATACAATAAGCTTGAAGGGTCAGTCCCAGCAAATGGGATCCTAAGAAGCATAAACCCAAATGATCTGGTGGGGAATGCTGGCTTATGTGGTGGTGTCCTGCCTCCTTGTGGCCTAAACTTGTCATTTACATCTAAGCATGGAAACTCGCACACAAGGCGCATTATTACTGGATGGATCATTGGGATATCGTCAATCTTAGTCATTGGGATTGCGATTCTGGTAGCGAGATCCTTATACACCAGGTGGTACACCAATGGCTCCTGCCTTGGTGAAAGATTTTATAAAGGTAGCAAAGGGTGGCCTTGGAGATTGATGGCATTTCAGAGGCTTGGCTTCACAAGTTCAGACATTCTAGCTTGCATCAAGGAAACGAATGTGATCGGAATGGGAGCCACTGGGATTGTTTACAAGGCTGAGATACCACAATCAAGTACAGTTGTGGCAGTGAAGAAATTGTGGAGAGCAGGATCTGATATTGAAGTAGGAAGCAACAGCAATGATCTTGTTGGAGAGGTTAATCTCTTAGGGAGGTTAAGGCATAGGAACATCGTTAGGTTATTAGGATTTCTTCATAACGACACGGATTTGATGATAGTTTATGAATACATGCACAATGGCAACCTGGGAGATGCCTTGCATGGTAAGCAAGCAGCAAGATTACTTGTAGATTGGGTTTCGCGCTATAACATCGCTCTTGGAGTTGCTCAAGGACTTGCTTATCTTCATCATGATTGCCATCCACCAGTTATCCATCGCGACATCAAATCAAACAACATATTGCTTGATGCAGATCTTGAAGCAAGGATAGCAGATTTCGGATTGGCCAAGATGATGATCCGGAAGAATGAGACTGTTTCCATGGTTGCCGGATCCTACGGCTACATAGCCCCAG AATATGGATATGCCTTGAAGGTGGATGAGAAGATTGATGTTTATAGCTATGGAGTAGTTCTGCTGGAGCTGCTGACAGGTAAGCGGCCAACAGATGAGGAGTTCGGAGAGAGTGTAGACATTGTAGAGTGGATTAGAAGAAAGTTGAGAGACAACAAGAATCTAGAAGCAGCATTAGACCCAAACGTAGTAGGAAACAGTAGGCATGTGTTAGAGGAGATGCTGTTAGTTCTAAGAATAGCACTTCTTTGCACTGCAAAGCTTCCAAGGGAGAGACCAACCATGAGGGATGTGATAATgatgcttgaagaagcaaaaccAAGGAGAAAGagtagcagcaacaacaacaacaacaatgaaacaacTTGTTCAATTAACAGCAGCAATAAAGAGGTTCCAGTTTTTAGTCCATCACCAGTTATTGGCCTTGTGTAG
- the LOC112695159 gene encoding uncharacterized protein yields MFAKRLISFLRSSPKSQLSSSTKNVDEGKSKYFGRKAVSFVLITVTGGVALSALDDLAIYHGCSSKAMEQVSKNQALVDAIGEPIVKGPWYNASLAVAHKRHSVSCSFPVSGPQGTGILQLKAVRNGEDTWSSFFLPRDWDILIMDALLHLPGNDERNRTMRINLSDKLASSCTAAACTACVPSPSQNSKAKLSTTQ; encoded by the exons ATGTTCGCCAAGAGACTCATCTCCTTCCTTAGGTCCTCTCCAAAATCTCAGCTTTCAAG TTCCACAAAGAATGTGGATGAAGGCAAGAGCAAATATTTCGGTCGCAAGGCAGTGTCGTTTGTTTTGATTACTGTTACGGGTGGTGTTGCTCTAAGTGCCCTTGATGATCTTGCCATCTATCATGGCTGTAGCAG CAAGGCCATGGAGCAAGTGAGCAAGAACCAGGCATTAGTAGATGCTATTGGAGAACCAATAGTTAAAGGTCCATGGTACAATGCATCTCTGGCGGTAGCTCATAAGAGGCACTCTGTGTCTTGCTCATTTCCTGTTTCTGGACCACAAGGCACAGGTATCTTACAGCTAAAGGCAGTTCGAAATGGAG AGGACACTTGGTCTTCCTTTTTTCTTCCCCGAGATTGGGACATTTTAATCATGGATGCCCTCCTTCATTTACCTGGGAATGATGAAAGGAATAGAACGATGCGGATTAATCTCTCTGACAAGTTGGCTTCTTCTTGTACTGCTGCTGCTTGCACTGCATGCGTACCTTCTCCATCACAAAATTCAAAGGCTAAATTGAGTACCACTCAATGA
- the LOC112695161 gene encoding uncharacterized protein yields the protein MLLRSSSTPILGSLHSSFTDSPNNNSIHSESCHAFKHHLPPCVPQHHHQKISFHQSPFMQFSCTSSPISPSISEGQCKGFRRVQSEGNLEDLAIATCNNNNEDIVGDIPFKRFSARPKCMVLETIPSFSVTKHKGLCEEDADDEETDSDSDIEYEKGSGSLMNLQKGMVLSEEVRDGSCRVGFAEREEEFGGKQMYLARGLGVDVCVDGIGGCRGGRGGGSGGGGGDYNSMSSGGNDGDRFEVEEYYKKMLEENPGNALFLRNYAQYLYQCKEDREGAEEYYSRAILADPKDGDVLSQYGKLVWELHKDEERASAYFERAVQASPEDSHVHAAYASFLWDTEEGEDDCNDSECLPPQFHQGAMATASA from the exons ATGCTTCTCAGAAGCTCTTCAACCCCAATTCTTGGTTCCCTCCACTCATCCTTCACAGACAGTCCTAATAACAATAGCATTCACTCTGAATCCTGCCATGCATTCAAGCATCATCTTCCACCATGTGTCCCTCAACATCATCACCAAAAAATCTCTTTCCATCAATCTCCCTTTATGCAGTTCTCAtgcacttcctctccaatctcacCCTCAATCTCTGAAGGCCAATGCAAAGGCTTCAGAAGAGTTCAGTCTGAAGGAAACTTGGAGGATTTAGCTATTGCTACttgcaacaacaacaatgaagacaTAGTAGGAGATATTCCTTTCAAGAGATTTTCAGCAAGACCAAAGTGTATGGTACTTGAGACTATTCCCTCTTTCTCTGTTACCAAGCACAAAGGCTTGTGCGAAGAAGATGCAGACGATGAAGAGACCGACAGTGACAGTGACATTGAATATGAGAAAGGAAGTGGAAGCTTAATGAATCTTCAAAAGGGTATGGTACTGTCTGAAGAAGTGAGAGATGGAAGCTGCAGGGTAGGTTTTGCTGAGAGGGAAGAAGAGTTTGGTGGTAAACAAATGTATCTTGCAAGAGGGCTTGGAGTTGATGTCTGCGTGGATGGCATAGGTGGCTGCAGGGGCGGTAGAGGTGGTggcagtggtggtggtggtggtgattatAACTCCATGAGCTCTGGAGGAAATGATGGAGATAGATTTGAGGTGGAAGAATATTACAAGAAGATGCTGGAAGAAAATCCTGGGAACGCTTTGTTTCTGAGAAATTATGCTCAGTATTTGTATCAG TGCAAAGAAGACCGTGAAGGAGCCGAGGAGTATTATTCGCGTGCCATCCTAGCAGATCCAAAAGACGGCGATGTTCTATCACAGTATGGGAAGCTAGTTTGGGAGCTACACAAGGATGAAGAACGAGCGTCAGCCTATTTTGAAAGAGCGGTACAAGCCTCTCCTGAAGACAG CCATGTACATGCAGCATATGCAAGTTTCCTTTGGGACACAGAGGAGGGTGAGGATGATTGCAATGATTCAGAGTGTTTGCCACCACAATTTCATCAAGGAGCTATGGCTACTGCTAGTGCCTAA
- the LOC112695160 gene encoding nuclear transport factor 2, translating to MASSYPGSVSAAQVGSYFVGQYYQVLRQQPNLVHQFYSDSSSMVRVDGDSTTTASDVLQIHSIVTSLDFITIEIKTINSLDSWDGGVLVVVSGSVKMKDISGRRKFVQTFFLAPQEKGYFVLNDVFHFVDDGVVYSNLAPVASEKIDTQHESTSLAEPPAPDYDLEEEAREYVNSVHIGDDPVDKYSLPEQQEQQLHEDLEDEIVVEETPVEETSPPRQNVAHTTHEIPVSHVEESLEEPPKKTYASILQVARGLSTAPQHTPQHSFKSAPPPSVLNHVAQPAVQQSSSSSTYAPEFGSEANEEAYGLEEEGEVTSVYVRNLSPNVTEYEIDQEFRSFGKIKPDGIFIRVRKEIGVCYAFVEFEDIIGVQNALQASPIQLAGRQVYIEERRPNSGGAAAARGGRRGRGRGSYQTDAPRGRFGGRGPGRGNTQDASEYTRLRGEGYPQRGPR from the exons ATGGCGTCGTCATACCCTGGTTCCGTCAGTGCTGCCCAg GTGGGTTCCTACTTTGTTGGACAGTACTACCAAGTTCTGCGGCAACAGCCCAATCTGGTTCACCAGTTCTACTCTGATTCAAGCAGCATGGTTCGCGTTGATGGAGATTCCACCACGACTGCTTCCGATGTCCTG CAAATTCACTCTATCGTCACCTCACTTGATTTTATTACAATTGAGATCAAGACAATCAATTCTCTCGATTCTTGGGATGGAGGTGTGCTTGTAGTTGTCTCAGGTTCTGTCAAGATGAAGGATATCAGTGGGAGACGGAAGTTTGTTCAAACCTTCTTTCTTGCTCCTCAGGAGAAGGGTTACTTCGTACTGAAtgatgtttttcattttgttgatGATGGAGTAGTATACTCAAATCTGGCACCAGTGGCATCCGAAAAGATTGACACACAACATGAATCAACGTCTCTTGCAGAGCCACCAG CTCCAGATTATGATTTGGAGGAAGAAGCTAGGGAATATGTCAACTCAGTGCATATAGGTGATGATCCGGTGGACAAATATAGTCTTCCTGAGCAACAGGAACAGCAGCTACATGAAGATCTTGAAGATGAAATTGTGGTTGAAGAAACTCCTGTAGAGGAGACATCACCACCCCGTCAAAATGTTGCACATACCACCCATGAAATCCCTGTTTCTCATGTGGAGGAGTCTTTAGAGGAGCCTCCCAAGAAAACTTACGCATCTATT TTGCAAGTTGCTAGAGGGCTGTCAACTGCGCCGCAGCATACACCACAGCATTCCTTTAAAAGTGCCCCACCTCCTTCAGTATTAAACCATGTAGCACAGCCTGCTGTTCAGCAGTCAAGCTCCTCATCTACGTACGCTCCTGAGTTTGGTTCTGAGGCTAATGAGGAAGCCTATGGACTAGAAGAAGAAG GAGAAGTGACTTCTGTCTACGTGAGGAACTTGTCTCCTAATGTCACTGAATATGAGATCGACCAGGAGTTTAGAAGTTTTGGAAAAATTAAGCCAGATGGAATATTCATTAGGGTCCGAAAG GAAATTGGAGTTTGCTATGCTTTTGTGGAGTTTGAAGACATTATTGGTGTTCAAAATGCTCTTCAG GCATCTCCCATACAATTGGCTGGTAGACAAGTATACATAGAGGAGCGGAGACCAAACAGTGGCGGTGCGGCAGCAGCTCGGGGAGGAA GAAGGGGAAGAGGCAGAGGCAGTTATCAAACGGATGCTCCAAGGGGGCGTTTTGGTGGTAGGGGACCGGGCAGGGGAAATACTCAGGATGCATCAGAGTATACCAGACTAAGAGGTGAAGGTTATCCTCAGCGTGGTCCGCGATGA